Sequence from the Paenibacillus riograndensis SBR5 genome:
CAGAAGGCTGCGGCTGTTTCCTTTTAACACTTGAAGCTCTTTATAGTCTTCGGCACCCTTCGCTGCCTTCACCGCTTCTGAACTGCAGCCAACATTATAGGCCGGAATGCTGCTCCAGCTCCGTGCTTTTTCTGATTGTCTCATGCCCAGACTCCCTGTTATTCGTAAATACCCGCTCCCCGTAGTTTACCCACCCCGTAGTGGCCCTATCCGCACAAATGCGGAGAAGGGGACCTTAACTTTCTGATCTGAGCTATCTGGACAGCAAAAAAAGAGTGCCTCTGCCGATCCCTCAAGGAATCTCGCATGACACTCTTATCGCAAATATGTTCTATCGATTGGTTAAGTCCGTGCTGAAGGCTACAGGGGTTAGCCACGGCTGTCCAGCAAAAGCGTTACCGGCCCCCAGTTGGTCAGGGACACATCCATCATCGCTCCAAAAACACCGGTCTCCACCTGAAGCCCGCCGTTCCGCAATTCCTGATTGAAGTAATCGTACAGCCGCTCTGCTTCGGCAGGTGCAGCCGCAGCCATAAAGTTCGGCCGCCGGCCTTTGCGGCAGTCTCCATACAGCGTGAACTGTGACACGGACAATATCGCGCCTCCTGTATCGGTGACGCTGAAATTCATCTTGCCGACTTCATCCTCAAAAATGCGGAGTCCGGTAATTTTATCAGCCAAATACTTGGCGTCCTGCTCTGTATCTTCATGGGTAACGCCGACCAGCAGCATCAATCCTTGTCCGATCGCTCCGGTCACTGTATCCTCTACGCTTACCCTGGCTTCCTTGCAGCGCTGCACCACTACTCTCATTACGTCTTTCAGCTCCTTGCTTTACTGCATAATGCGGTTAACGGTGTATACATCCTTGACCCGCTTCACCCGATCAACCACAGATTGCAGATGATCGGTGTTGCGGATCAGAATCGTCATATGAATCATCGCCATTTTGTTCTTGTCGCTTCGTCCGGTGACGGCCGATATATTGGTCTTGCTCTCCGACACTGCCTGCAGCACCTCATTGAGCAGCCCGTTGCGGTCATGGCCGGTAATCTCAATGTCCACGCTGTAGTTAGCCTCCATGCTGCCTTCCCATTCCACTTCGATCACCCGTGCCGACTCCTCCCCATCACCATCTGCAGGAATATTCGGACAGTCTTCACGATGGACAGAAACGCCGCGGCCGCGGGTCACATAGCCGACAATATCATCGCCCGGCACCGGATTGCAACATCGGGCAAAGCGGACAAGCAGATTGTCGATGCCTTTTACACGAACCCCGTTGGTCGGCTGATTGCGCTTCTCCCCGCTGGATTTGATCTCCTTCATTTGAGTGGTAAGCTCCAGATGTCCTGCCGCTTCTTCCTGTTCCTTGCGCAGCTTCTCTGTAAGCTTGGAAGCGATTTGCGCGGCGGTAATTCCGCCAAAGCCCACGGCCGAGAGCATATCTTCGACATCATTAAAAGCAAATTTCTTGGCCGCATCCGACAACTTATCCTCTGTCAGCCAATCCGATACCTCCACGTTCTGACGCT
This genomic interval carries:
- the dtd gene encoding D-aminoacyl-tRNA deacylase, giving the protein MRVVVQRCKEARVSVEDTVTGAIGQGLMLLVGVTHEDTEQDAKYLADKITGLRIFEDEVGKMNFSVTDTGGAILSVSQFTLYGDCRKGRRPNFMAAAAPAEAERLYDYFNQELRNGGLQVETGVFGAMMDVSLTNWGPVTLLLDSRG